The proteins below are encoded in one region of Juglans microcarpa x Juglans regia isolate MS1-56 chromosome 4D, Jm3101_v1.0, whole genome shotgun sequence:
- the LOC121260238 gene encoding tol-Pal system protein TolB-like has product MDPAGTIVFTTVGRPQYGFDLFSLELCPSTTLNSPEHRLTDGISINFNAQFVDDDQTLVFISERTGSPRIYLSRPGVGTYPAYTSVGPIFGSVKATVQIARMEFDPVDLDGDCEDIKCEMKILTREETGNNAFPSCSPDGKFIVFRSGRSGHKNLYIVDAVDGELNGGLRQLTEGPWIDTMPHWSPNGDLIAFSSNRHNPNNVDAFSIFVIKPDGSGLRRIHVAGLEGTSDVDRERINHVCFSKDGKWLVFTSNLGGVTAEPVSLPNSFQPYGDLYVVRVDGSQLRRLTWNGYENGTPAWHPNDDHALDMGHIRLGSEVGGDMLKGEFDDPLWISCNM; this is encoded by the exons atggaCCCCGCCGGCACCATCGTCTTCACCACCGTTGGTAGGCCCCAATATGGATTTGACCTCTTCTCTCTCGAACTCTGCCCTTCCACCACCCTGAACAGTCCAGAGCATCGCCTCACTGACGGCATCTCCATCAATTTCAATGCCCAGTTCGTTGACGACGATCAGACACTCGTCTTTATCTCCGAGCGAACTGGGTCTCCCCGTATCTACCTATCCAGGCCTG GAGTTGGAACTTACCCGGCTTATACTTCGGTGGGGCCGATATTCGGTTCAGTGAAGGCAACGGTCCAGATTGCAAGGATGGAATTTGATCCGGTTGATTTGGATGGGGATTGCGAGGACATAAAGTGCGAGATGAAGATTTTAACGAGAGAGGAGACGGGGAATAATGCCTTCCCGTCTTGTTCGCCAGATGGCAAGTTCATCGTGTTTCGATCTGGACGGTCTGGGCATAAGAATTTGTACATAGTCGATGCTGTCGATGGCGAGTTGAACGGCGGTTTGCGTCAGTTAACTGAGGGTCCATGGATTGATACCATGCCCCATTGGTCACCAAATGGGGATTTGATAGCCTTCTCCTCCAACAGACACAACCCAAACAACGTTGACGCGTTTAGCATTTTCGTGATCAAGCCCGATGGCTCGGGCTTGCGAAGGATTCACGTGGCAGGTCTGGAGGGTACGAGTGATGTGGACAGGGAAAGGATCAACCACGTGTGCTTTAGCAAGGATGGGAAATGGCTGGTGTTCACGAGTAACTTGGGCGGGGTGACAGCCGAGCCAGTGTCTTTACCTAACAGTTTTCAACCATATGGTGATCTGTATGTGGTTAGAGTGGATGGGAGTCAGCTGAGGAGGCTAACATGGAATGGATACGAGAACGGGACGCCAGCGTGGCACCCCAATGATGATCATGCACTTGATATGGGGCACATACGTTTGGGAAGTGAGGTCGGAGGAGATATGCTGAAAGGAGAATTTGATGATCCACTTTGGATCTCTTGCAACATGTGA
- the LOC121260538 gene encoding uncharacterized protein LOC121260538 produces MTHHYNLILILSSGFSVLLFALFPSSSIFILDRCRSIRISMLRHLIRTRLPFPVPRAPSLPQPVASPLLLLKHFNPRCSVISDPTPPTTHSPTHTHTHTHTHAHMDPNPTGSIVFSTLDRPHYGFDLFSVELGPATTVGSERRLTDAISINFNGQFVDDDQTLVFISERTGSSRIYLSRPGFSSPKPLPYIPTSLFHDRPVIHNGRLYFISAHEQPDRPFKSWCALYSTRVDELDVTRLTPYGTVDYSPAVSRSGEFIAVASYGSRPWDGEFFELHTNIVVFPQSDPNNRVTVCERGGWPAWSGDSTIYFHREAEDGWWSIFRLDLPENLELSSELHNTVTRVTPPGLHCITPAALHDGKRIAVATRRCEREFRHIEIFDTESKTFSPVTESLNPNINHYNPFVSSGSRFLGYHRFRGESLEGVSTIPYIESIMSPIKQLRMFRINGFFPAYSADGKYIAFNYDFGSNSSLKILKSDGTKRWTLIKGRTAFGNSWSPAEKHVIYTSLGPIFRSVTETVQIARVEFNPADLDGDGEDVKCDVKILTKEETGNNAFPACSPDGKSVVFRSGRSGHKNLYIVDSVDGEFNGGIRRLTEGAWIDTMPSWSPKGDLIAFSSNKHNPDNSRKFGLYVVKPDGSDLRRIYVAGPEGSNEADMERINHVCFNKDGEWLLFTANFGGVSTEPVSWPNQFQPYGDLYVVRLDGSGLRRLTCDGYENGTPAWHSGDDDELDMGRLTLGSEVGGDQLRGEFRELRWLSCEFVKQ; encoded by the coding sequence ATGACTCATCACTATAATCTTATTCTAATACTTTCTTCCGGCTTCTCAGTGCTTCTCTTTGCTTTATTTCCATCTTCTTCAATCTTCATATTGGACAGATGTCGGTCGATACGGATAAGCATGCTGCGTCACCTCATACGCACTCGATTACCATTTCCAGTTCCAAGAGCGCCCTCTCTTCCTCAACCTGTTGCCTCCCCGCTTCTTCTGCTTAAGCATTTCAATCCCCGCTGTTCCGTCATCTCAGACCCAACTCCTCCGACCACTCACTCTCCAActcacacccacacccacacccacacccacGCCCACATGGATCCTAATCCTACAGGCTCCATCGTCTTCTCCACTCTTGATAGGCCCCATTACGGATTCGACCTCTTCTCTGTCGAACTCGGTCCCGCCACCACTGTCGGTTCCGAGCGTCGCCTCACCGATGCCATCTCCATCAACTTCAACGGTCAGTTCGTCGACGATGATCAGACCCTCGTATTCATCTCCGAGCGAACCGGATCTTCCCGTATCTACTTGTCTCGACCTGGATTCTCCAGTCCTAAACCACTTCCTTATATACCCACTAGCCTCTTCCACGACCGCCCCGTCATCCACAACGGCCGTCTCTACTTCATCTCAGCCCATGAGCAACCCGATCGACCTTTCAAAAGCTGGTGCGCTCTCTACTCGACACGGGTCGATGAGTTGGATGTTACTCGGCTCACCCCGTACGGTACTGTCGATTACAGTCCCGCTGTTTCTCGGTCCGGTGAATTCATCGCCGTTGCGTCATACGGGTCTAGACCTTGGGACGGTGAGTTCTTCGAGCTTCACACCAATATAGTTGTGTTTCCACAATCCGACCCGAATAACCGGGTGACCGTGTGCGAACGTGGCGGCTGGCCCGCTTGGTCTGGGGACTCCACTATCTACTTTCATCGCGAAGCGGAGGATGGTTGGTGGAGCATTTTTAGGTTGGATCTGCCGGAAAATCTCGAGCTTTCTTCGGAACTTCATAACACTGTCACTCGGGTCACCCCTCCGGGGCTCCATTGCATCACACCGGCCGCCTTGCACGACGGTAAACGGATCGCTGTTGCGACCCGCCGGTGTGAAAGGGAGTTCAGACACATTGAGATTTTTGACACTGAATCGAAGACATTCTCCCCAGTGACGGAGTCGCTGAATCCGAATATAAACCACTACAACCCTTTTGTCTCTTCCGGTTCCCGGTTCCTTGGGTACCATCGGTTCCGAGGTGAGTCACTAGAAGGCGTGTCGACGATACCATATATCGAGTCAATTATGTCTCCGATTAAGCAACTCCGAATGTTCAGGATAAACGGCTTTTTCCCTGCTTATTCTGCCGACGGTAAGTATATCGCGTTCAATTACGACTTTGGTTCGAATTCTAGCCTAAAGATACTAAAATCGGACGGTACGAAGCGGTGGACCCTAATCAAGGGCCGTACAGCGTTTGGCAACTCGTGGAGCCCCGCAGAGAAACACGTTATATACACATCGTTAGGGCCTATATTCAGGTCAGTGACAGAGACGGTCCAGATCGCACGGGTCGAATTCAACCCGGCAGATCTGGACGGCGATGGTGAGGACGTGAAGTGCGACGTGAAGATTTTAACCAAAGAGGAGACGGGGAATAACGCCTTCCCGGCCTGTTCACCGGACGGCAAGTCCGTTGTGTTCCGGTCTGGAAGGTCTGGGCACAAAAATTTGTACATAGTGGACTCTGTCGATGGCGAGTTCAATGGCGGAATACGTCGGCTAACGGAGGGCGCGTGGATCGATACCATGCCCAGCTGGTCACCTAAAGGAGATCTCATTGCGTTTTCATCCAATAAACACAATCCGGACAACAGCCGAAAGTTCGGCCTTTACGTCGTCAAACCCGACGGCTCCGATCTGCGTAGGATATATGTGGCGGGACCTGAGGGTTCGAATGAAGCTGACATGGAGAGGATCAACCACGTCTGCTTTAATAAGGACGGGGAGTGGCTGCTGTTCACGGCTAACTTTGGCGGGGTGTCGACGGAACCTGTGTCGTGGCCCAATCAATTTCAGCCATACGGCGATTTGTACGTGGTGAGGTTGGACGGGAGTGGACTGAGGAGGCTGACTTGTGATGGGTACGAGAACGGGACGCCAGCATGGCACTCGGGGGATGATGATGAGCTGGACATGGGACGCTTGACTCTGGGAAGCGAGGTTGGTGGGGATCAGCTAAGAGGGGAGTTTAGGGAGCTACGTTGGCTCTCTTGTGAATTTGTGAAGCAGTAG